In a genomic window of Struthio camelus isolate bStrCam1 chromosome 20, bStrCam1.hap1, whole genome shotgun sequence:
- the SURF6 gene encoding surfeit locus protein 6 — protein MASLAAQDSYLQGLASRVCAQRAPEARKRKRVSKPGQPEEADRQLKKRKRKKPRKQAEKTNAPPVKQAVSDTNKLAPVQKAAPQANKSSVQDVTQSKNESSVTDGKSEVGSPSFSALNLLRQRLHEKIKKASGQDDAKELPPAVLEKRRRRKYEKERKKRRKKEMKMKEKMEKKGTEELPVEPQSKKEESTAEIVFNRVEVHEENELSKIQKKKEKRKGVKGNLTPLTGKNYKQLLSRLETRKNKLEELKDKDQKKAQELENKMKWTNVLYKAEGVKIRDDEERLKEALKRKEKRKAQRQKQWEKRTEKVVEKMQQRQEKRRKNIQKKKKDKTERKKAKARKKGRVLPEDLKKAGLK, from the exons ATGGCCAGCCTGGCCGCCCAGGACTCCTACCTGCAGGGCCTAGCGAGCCGGGTCTGCGCGCAGCGCGCCCCGGAGGCGCGGAAGAGGAAACGGG TGTCTAAGCCAGGCCAGCCTGAAGAGGCTGACAGGCAgctcaaaaaaaggaagagaaagaaacctAGAAAGCAAGCTGAGAAAACAAACGCTCCTCCAGTTAAACAGGCGGTGTCTGATACCAATAAACTTGCTCCAGTGCAGAAAGCAGCCCCTCAAGCCAACAAATCCTCTGTACAAGATGTTACACAGAGCAAAAATGAGAGTTCAGTTACAG ATGGCAAAAGTGAAGTCGGTTCACCTTCTTTTTCTGCACTGAATCTCTTGCGTCAGAGATTGCATGAGAAGATTAAAAAAGCTTCTGGTCAA GATGATGCCAAAGAATTACCCCCTGCTGTCCTGGAGAAGAGGCGTAGAAGGAAgtatgagaaagagagaaagaagcgtcgaaaaaaggagatgaagatgaaggagaaaatggagaagaaggGAACAGAGGAGTTACCTGTAGAGCCGCAAAGCAAAaaggaggagagcacagctgagATCGTCTTTAACAGGGTTGAAGTCCATGAAGAGAACGAGCTGAGCAAGatccagaagaagaaagagaagaggaaaggagtgaAAGGCAATCTTACGCCTCTGACAGGCAAAAACTACAAGCAGCTGCTGAGCCGGCTGGAGACCAGGAAGAATAAGTTGGAGGAGCTCAAGGATAAAGACCAGAAGAAAGCTCAGGAGCTAGAGAATAAGATGAAATGGACAAATGTTCTCTATAAGGCTGAAGGCGTAAAGATTCGTGATGACGAGGAACGTCTGAAAGAAGCTTTGAAGCGCAAGGAGAAGCGTAAAGCGCAGCGCCAGAAGCAGTGGGAGAAGCGGACAGAGAAAGTAGTAGAAAAGATGCAACAGCGGCAGGAAAAGCGTCGCAAGAatattcagaagaagaaaaaagacaagacgGAGCGCAAAAAAGCTAAGGCCCGGAAGAAAGGCCGTGTTTTGCCAGAAGACTTGAAGAAAGCTGGCCTAAAGTGA